The Anser cygnoides isolate HZ-2024a breed goose chromosome 4, Taihu_goose_T2T_genome, whole genome shotgun sequence region GTTGTGTTCACATGCTCACCCTGTGGTAATGAGTCTTCTTTCTCAGTGATAAACTTAAAAGGTTCTTCGGTTTTGTCTTCCATCGGGGATTGAAGAGGTGATTCATTGCTGCTTATGCTGGCATGCAGGACTGCTGCTTTTTTAACAGTTTCATTCAAACCAATATCAATGGGAGTAGAAGTAAAATAATTGTTCTCAGATGTACTGCTGTTTTGTCTTAATGTAACGTCCCCTTCATCACGATCACTTTCGGAGGAACTCCCATCCGTGAGCTCTTCTGTGCTTACCTCTGGAGCATGCTCTCTCCGTTCAGTGGGACTGGATCTGAGGAAATACTTTGCTCTAAtgggaaactgcagctgcaaGTCAGCATCCCCAggagtattttctgtatctCTTGCATACAAGGGAAAAGGTTTTAATGAAAGTAACGTGTTACTAAAGTCTGTGTCATGTTTGCGGGGAGAATCTAAAATAGAGTTTTGTACTGTTGACTCTTCATTGGTAAAATAGTCACATGTTTCAGAAACTTTTTGACTTGAACCAACTGAGTCTGAATCTGACATGTTTACACGATCACTATGTTTATCAGTGTCAGGTGATGCTGCTTCAGGCTTGGTAGTATCTGACCCATAGTAGTGATGTAGTAGTTGATAGTATCTGACCCCATCAGTAGCGTTTTCAAGATTTACATTGTgcttgtcttcattttttccagcatgCTGAAGTTCAGCAGCAATGTTTGGATGCTCTGGCAGTGCTGAGCAATAAATGCTTCCCTTGTCTGTAGCAGCTTTTTCTACTGACGGCTGAGGggctggcaggctgctgctAGCACCAGGTTGTTCCAGGTCAAAATCTTCTAAGGAGCTCCCATCACTCATTGTGAACGCAGTCCCTTCATCTGAGGAACTGTCACCGAAGAAATCTGCTAAATGACCTCGTTCGTTAGTACCTTCTATCGTACGGTTGTACTGTGCATGAGgagagttttctgttttttggtAGTCACTTAAATTCTCAGTCTTTGTATCTTTCATACAGTTCCTAGATAAAATAAAGTCTCCTACATCACTGGTTATATTTATATTGCTATTTAGACCAAGTTCTTCATCACATCTTTGCTTTCTGGGCATAAATTTTGCTGTGCCTAGGGGTTCATTATGTGAAGTGATACCTTTTCTTTCAGGAGAGTTTGGTGCGGGCTCTGTAATTTCAGAGTGCAGCTGCTCAGCGTTGTTTCTCACCTTGCTGTTCCTAGAATCCTGTGCACTTGTGTGGGATTGTCCTCTGGGAAGTGGAACGCCAGTTTCTCTTGCGCAGGATAAATCTGAATCTGAAGATTCGATGTGAATCGAGTAAATGTCAGCATTCGTTCTGCTGGGTATGGGAGGGAGCCTGCTCTTCTCTAAATCTTCATAATTTGCATGTTGTGAGTGTTCCCATAATGAAGTGTCATTGCTTATTAAGTTCCTTGGTGTTCTTTCCTTGTCGTTTTTGTTATCTGTCCTTGCAGAAGGTTGTCCAAAGTTTATGTATTCGGAATTGCTGGAATTAGCTTTGATGTCTGAAAACACTGGGTCTTTCTTCACGTTAATCTTCTTATTGTTTTGGTTGGGGTACTCTTCAGCATTCGGTGCGTGCAGCATGCTGTCAATGATACACGCATACAAATGATCAGTGTCTGTAGGAACAGTGCGTGCGCGTTTTGAAGAATTCTCATAAATAGCAGACGGGTTTTGCTGCCTGTTTGGGGGTTTGCGTACATAGCGCTCTCTGCTCAGGGTTTCATCTGAAAAAGCTTCATTGGAATAAGTATGTTCTGAACCTGTACTTTTGTTTCTGCGCATGCACATCCACAGGCGCACAAGGTAGGGTCTAGCAAAAACACCCAggcaaaaagcacaaaaaaacgTAATGAACACGGAGAGGCAGATGGCCAGGGTAAAGTcttgctttgttctttcttgtCTAAAAACAGGGTTAGTGTCCCGGGTTTTTCTAACCAAAGACGTTGAAACCCGTTCTTTCACCTGTACGCTGTAGATgagatatttcttctttgttgtattaaaaatacacatatataatcCTTCAGCAGTTTTTTCGGCATTGTGTATTACTAAACTGCTCCTTTTATCCAGTGTCATGTGAGGAAGACTACTTTCCTCTGAAATCCTGCCTTTAGGTGTCCACCAAGAGACTCCATtgcctgaaataaaagaaaacacaaatgaaaacgTTTTTAAAAGTAGAGGATACTTGGCCTGCAGGGGCAGGTTATTTGTATAAAGTGGTACTCTGACCTATCTGTGataattttaatgttatttttataaaaatcaattttctttttatccatAGTTACTTGACATTGTGCCAAGTATCTGTCAAACCATCTGcgttttttctttacatttataaTACAGCACACGTGGTGTCTTAATAGCAGACTTCCCAAGAAAACTGGTGTGGGTGAGGGAGGAAGTCACTGAAACGATGTACGGTCTTGGTCCCGCTAGAAACTGCTGCTGGCTCTACCCTCTCACGTGCAAATACACTTTCATTCCATTCTGCAGTGACTGAATACTAGAAACAATATTGTATCCGTCTCATTTTTCTACATTGACCCAGAATGACTGCCCCACAGCTATTAAATCACAGTAAGAGGAAAGCCTGTTCTGTCCTTTGTTGCATTCAGTAAGCAATGTAGAAGTTTATATACTACATACTGAAATTTGTGTATGATCGGACGTTAGTGTCACTTACTAGTTTAACGTTACAAAGGAGATGAAGGCTGCTTTGGGAACTAGAACTTATACATATTCTGCTGTAATACTTTCTACTTAATTAACTGGCACGTTAAATTCTTGTtcaattagttttaaaatagcatCCTTAGAAATCCACTTTTCAAACCAGATTTCTTTGATCATTTTGCATGCATTTGGACATCAGCAGCAGATAACGGACAGAGTCCCTGTTTCACGTACCCCCTGTGTTGTCCGTGTCACAGCGTAGCACTGATGTCTGCCCTGCTGGGATTGCAGCCGTCTTGAACAAAAtgccctcactgcagttcaAATGGAAACTGGAAAGGTACAGTACAGGTTTCTGGGAGTTGTTGGCAGATTTACTGTGTGAagtactcatttttttcctcatggagtcagaaagaaaaggaattaaatgtTTGAAAGCATTCAATCTGCAGTTAAACATCCAGGAATTACTTGACAAATCCACTTCAAGTTGAAAGATGTTCAAGTGGATTATTATCTGCGGTAGGATGGTTTTCAGAGCATTTTCACGGAGATCCACGACCTGTGTGGAAATAATTCATTCAAAGTTAATTTGATAAGCCTTAGAATGGAGTCTGAATTGCAATAGCAacaataacatttattttaataaacaagCATTTGAAAGAAATAGGAACAATACATCTGATTAACATTTCAATAATATTGCACTAAGCTTtttgatttaaacaaaaagaaaggactGGGGTACGTTTAGTAGTCCCTTCATTGCGCACTACGTTTCTGTGACTGGGAATCTGCAGGGCTTGCACCATGGGGTGCCTCCTGCGTGATGTCCCTGGGTGCAGGAGAGCAGCCTCCTCACGGGATTTTTCAGTTGTGAAGATGTCCTGTGTTTTCCATGACTCTCTAGCCTCCTTGGAAATAGCCTCTTCAGCCTTATTTCCTCTGAAACTCACGTGTAATTCTTTCTCGACTTGGCTGCGCCAAAGTTGATAAGGGCCCGTGACAGCATTTTAGGGCTTTGTGTTTCTTTGAGAGTGGAAAgggtgtgtgtgggtgtgtgtggaTGGGTGCGCGCGCACACGGAAGGaatgagggaagaaaaggaggtgTATGTTTATGCCAGTTATAGATGGGTTTGTGGCATAGTTAAGTGGGTAATTTTGTGGTTATATTTTGCATGTTTACAAGTGTGTGTTCCTGAATATACAAACAACTATTTACAT contains the following coding sequences:
- the LRRC66 gene encoding leucine-rich repeat-containing protein 66, producing MDNLHLSVVAVVLYFNIPGSVGTKSQQLLNAHHHSDCRWDGKFSVNCSFTGLSAIPEDISQTAITADLSYNNITTLLCANGRNEDWMLKHLNLSNNLISELSVTAFRNLPVLETLNLNGNSINTLTLDIPTAACASETYGKVHHFLPALKVLSAERNHLNAVPRGLGLLQSLQSVRLSFNGILRIDLNDFQNCSQLKTIYLRNNKITTIHPDAFQGLNNLQVVDLRENALKTILPQIIIHLNIFQLEVDLSSNSWMFNCRLNAFKHLIPFLSDSMRKKMSTSHSKSANNSQKPVLYLSSFHLNCSEGILFKTAAIPAGQTSVLRCDTDNTGGNGVSWWTPKGRISEESSLPHMTLDKRSSLVIHNAEKTAEGLYMCIFNTTKKKYLIYSVQVKERVSTSLVRKTRDTNPVFRQERTKQDFTLAICLSVFITFFCAFCLGVFARPYLVRLWMCMRRNKSTGSEHTYSNEAFSDETLSRERYVRKPPNRQQNPSAIYENSSKRARTVPTDTDHLYACIIDSMLHAPNAEEYPNQNNKKINVKKDPVFSDIKANSSNSEYINFGQPSARTDNKNDKERTPRNLISNDTSLWEHSQHANYEDLEKSRLPPIPSRTNADIYSIHIESSDSDLSCARETGVPLPRGQSHTSAQDSRNSKVRNNAEQLHSEITEPAPNSPERKGITSHNEPLGTAKFMPRKQRCDEELGLNSNINITSDVGDFILSRNCMKDTKTENLSDYQKTENSPHAQYNRTIEGTNERGHLADFFGDSSSDEGTAFTMSDGSSLEDFDLEQPGASSSLPAPQPSVEKAATDKGSIYCSALPEHPNIAAELQHAGKNEDKHNVNLENATDGVRYYQLLHHYYGSDTTKPEAASPDTDKHSDRVNMSDSDSVGSSQKVSETCDYFTNEESTVQNSILDSPRKHDTDFSNTLLSLKPFPLYARDTENTPGDADLQLQFPIRAKYFLRSSPTERREHAPEVSTEELTDGSSSESDRDEGDVTLRQNSSTSENNYFTSTPIDIGLNETVKKAAVLHASISSNESPLQSPMEDKTEEPFKFITEKEDSLPQGEHVNTTKTWEDKMQRRFNEEEYDEHIELQDSTNCSSPEEMQPRSVMAGLVHIESSGKTEPVFNTGKYFQLDPSEENPYSLSVPSSFFNGSLQHSSFPQKSPGDRNSRNTDSNEKEDGTTLTGLKNNYTTAVSLPHSSEKLIPKSQTRQGQFFAKKKRAFDGFAVMLQSRTECSSSDTEV